A single region of the Paramicrobacterium fandaimingii genome encodes:
- a CDS encoding carbohydrate ABC transporter permease, whose amino-acid sequence MTTTSPKTTQLQAVKPGLTSSRMAGRRRSSTIIVTAILVIVALYFIVPVYWVIVAATKTTEDLFSTYGFWFAPTFALWENLGQVLTYDGGIFVRWFLNSLLYAGVGAVLATYFAAAGGYALAKYRFRGNNLVFGTILGGVLVPATATALPLFLLFSQLGLANTYWSVLLPSLVSPFGLFLCRIYAQATVDDALLEAARIDGAGEIRIFHTVGLRLLTPALVTVFLFQLVAIWNNYFLPLVMLSDSKLYPITLGLNNWLSQVDRLPEFYELTTGGVLLSVIPLAIAMIVLQRFWRGGLTEGSVK is encoded by the coding sequence ATGACGACGACCTCACCAAAGACAACTCAGCTGCAGGCAGTGAAGCCCGGGCTGACATCGAGTCGCATGGCGGGCCGTCGCCGCTCATCGACGATCATCGTCACCGCGATTCTCGTGATCGTCGCCCTGTATTTCATCGTCCCCGTCTACTGGGTAATCGTTGCCGCGACGAAGACGACGGAAGACCTCTTCTCAACGTACGGTTTTTGGTTCGCACCGACGTTCGCGCTGTGGGAGAACCTCGGCCAGGTGCTGACGTATGACGGCGGCATCTTCGTGCGCTGGTTTCTGAACTCCCTTCTCTATGCCGGGGTCGGTGCGGTGCTCGCCACGTACTTCGCCGCGGCTGGTGGCTACGCCTTGGCGAAGTACCGGTTTCGCGGCAACAACCTCGTGTTCGGAACGATCCTCGGCGGAGTGCTCGTTCCGGCGACGGCAACGGCGCTTCCGCTCTTTCTGCTGTTCAGCCAGTTGGGCCTTGCGAACACCTACTGGAGCGTTCTCCTCCCGTCACTCGTGTCGCCCTTCGGTCTGTTCCTGTGCCGCATCTACGCGCAGGCGACAGTTGACGACGCACTGCTCGAGGCCGCGCGCATCGACGGCGCCGGGGAGATCCGCATCTTTCATACGGTGGGGCTGCGCCTCTTGACCCCCGCACTTGTGACAGTGTTTCTGTTTCAGCTCGTGGCGATCTGGAACAACTACTTTCTGCCGCTCGTTATGCTGTCGGACTCGAAGCTGTACCCGATCACGCTCGGTCTCAACAACTGGCTCAGCCAGGTCGACCGCCTGCCGGAGTTCTACGAGCTCACAACGGGTGGCGTTCTGCTCTCGGTGATTCCCCTCGCCATTGCAATGATCGTGCTGCAGCGCTTCTGGCGCGGCGGCCTCACGGAAGGATCTGTCAAGTAA
- a CDS encoding DUF6398 domain-containing protein, translated as MSPKKKHPRRNSSRPQNRREPRARPIRPQQPEMELPHLELLAGIEDELSNPHPAGLLTFASAVAASLDPRSLSPLERHDNDDTLTVPALVESFLDVAQRPTDALALVLKEFTGNDLLKQQVRRDLTARKSPVPGWLRRLDEVRPYRAIAATHVLGDGENIIVGVDLPGRHELTILIYIDHNLGTLVKDAFLIEQPLSEVITHWSSIDNDSADLAEISLADARARVEQAIAVGAMTFPPLETETWPMIRPLTEWITGMMPTGGSGYARPEYTEKQLADITNEFFASQHGAVLDNADTRGLLESLMWFGTGYGPGDPLRWSPVSVELLLADFIPRKIVADAQYLSKTPALLRALIRYAHSVRGIPTDLTHDTLAAVDSFEPDFQKVIRQPRAQGPMALLERMGLPVPPDEDDGLSDDDDESVEEYLLSSFAEEVGGGDVLDTLSDASLPDEPLDLSAVPEPIHERVKDIADLIDSCCDELFDTEFRTASRRLLARVAHEEPTIFRRAGKASTAAAAVVWIIGKANLTFENEGPRVQDMMAHFGLKGSPSQRASTLLHAIGVYWNDGESSLGDADLLTSRRRSQLISMRDLYRARLAEQDAEKS; from the coding sequence GTGAGCCCGAAGAAAAAGCATCCGCGACGCAACAGCAGTCGGCCGCAGAATCGCCGAGAACCACGCGCCAGGCCAATCCGCCCGCAGCAGCCAGAGATGGAGCTGCCGCACCTCGAATTGCTCGCCGGCATTGAAGACGAGTTGAGCAATCCGCACCCTGCTGGGCTGCTCACCTTCGCCAGCGCTGTCGCTGCGTCTCTCGACCCGCGAAGCCTGAGCCCACTCGAACGGCACGATAACGACGACACGCTGACCGTGCCCGCGCTTGTCGAGTCGTTTCTCGATGTCGCTCAGCGGCCAACCGACGCCCTCGCTCTCGTGTTGAAGGAGTTCACAGGGAATGACCTCCTCAAACAGCAGGTACGGCGAGACCTCACCGCGCGAAAGAGCCCGGTTCCCGGTTGGCTGCGTCGTCTCGACGAGGTGCGGCCGTATCGGGCGATCGCAGCCACCCATGTGCTTGGCGACGGCGAGAACATCATCGTCGGTGTCGACCTGCCCGGGCGTCACGAACTCACGATTCTGATTTACATCGACCACAATTTGGGAACGCTCGTCAAAGACGCATTTCTCATTGAGCAGCCTCTCTCAGAGGTCATCACGCACTGGAGCAGCATCGATAACGACTCCGCAGATCTCGCGGAGATCAGCCTTGCCGATGCGCGAGCACGCGTCGAGCAGGCGATTGCGGTGGGCGCCATGACGTTCCCGCCTCTCGAAACGGAAACGTGGCCGATGATTCGACCGCTCACGGAATGGATCACGGGCATGATGCCGACCGGCGGTTCCGGCTACGCACGGCCAGAGTACACAGAGAAGCAGCTCGCCGACATCACCAACGAATTCTTCGCATCACAGCACGGCGCAGTTCTCGACAACGCTGACACCCGTGGACTCCTCGAATCACTGATGTGGTTCGGCACGGGCTACGGACCAGGCGACCCGCTGCGGTGGAGCCCCGTGTCGGTCGAGCTTCTGCTCGCCGATTTCATTCCCCGCAAAATCGTGGCCGACGCACAATATCTCAGCAAGACACCGGCACTACTGCGGGCACTCATCCGATACGCCCACAGCGTTCGCGGCATCCCGACTGACCTGACCCACGACACGCTCGCTGCCGTCGATAGTTTCGAGCCCGATTTCCAGAAGGTCATTCGGCAACCGCGCGCCCAAGGGCCGATGGCGTTGCTCGAGCGCATGGGGCTCCCGGTGCCGCCCGATGAAGATGACGGGTTGTCCGACGATGACGACGAGAGCGTTGAGGAGTATCTGCTCTCGTCCTTCGCCGAGGAGGTCGGCGGCGGCGATGTGCTCGACACTCTCAGTGATGCGTCACTCCCTGACGAACCGCTCGATCTTTCAGCTGTGCCAGAGCCCATTCACGAGCGAGTGAAAGACATCGCCGATCTCATCGACTCGTGCTGCGACGAGCTCTTCGACACAGAGTTTCGCACGGCTTCTCGACGGCTGCTGGCGCGAGTGGCTCACGAGGAACCGACAATCTTTCGCCGTGCGGGCAAAGCATCAACGGCAGCTGCAGCTGTGGTCTGGATCATTGGGAAGGCGAATCTCACGTTCGAGAACGAGGGACCGCGCGTGCAAGACATGATGGCGCACTTCGGGTTGAAGGGAAGTCCGTCTCAACGAGCATCCACACTTTTGCACGCGATCGGCGTGTACTGGAATGACGGCGAAAGCTCACTCGGCGATGCCGACTTGCTCACCTCGCGGCGACGGAGCCAGCTCATCAGCATGCGTGACCTCTATCGGGCGAGACTGGCAGAACAGGATGCTGAAAAGAGCTGA
- a CDS encoding MBL fold metallo-hydrolase translates to MSKQHPRLWLCVACGVEYLPAPRPPEQCPICEDERQYVPATGQRWTTLAELGDSGRAVEVAQIDDRLCGISAPGVGIDQQGMLVQTNEGNLLFDVPGFIDTAAIERVRELGGIRHIVASHPHMYGAQSAWSAAFDDATIWVAEADAGWLGNATAAVRTWSEPFAVLPGVRLDQIGGHFPGSTIAHWADGAADQGVLFAGDAIFPTPDGNVTFLRSYPNRIPLSPAVIRRMADHVQQFSFDVLYNNFGACVPGDAAAIVQRSAERYIAWTSGANDHLT, encoded by the coding sequence ATGAGCAAACAGCATCCGCGCCTCTGGCTGTGCGTGGCGTGTGGTGTCGAGTATCTACCCGCCCCGCGCCCGCCGGAACAGTGCCCCATTTGCGAAGACGAACGGCAGTACGTACCCGCGACGGGGCAGCGCTGGACGACACTCGCTGAGTTGGGCGACTCTGGCCGGGCGGTCGAGGTAGCGCAGATCGATGACCGTCTCTGCGGCATCAGCGCCCCCGGCGTCGGGATTGACCAGCAGGGCATGCTTGTGCAGACGAATGAGGGCAATCTGCTGTTCGATGTGCCGGGGTTCATTGACACGGCCGCCATCGAGCGGGTACGTGAGCTTGGCGGCATCCGTCATATTGTGGCGAGCCATCCGCACATGTACGGCGCGCAATCGGCGTGGAGCGCGGCCTTCGACGACGCCACGATCTGGGTCGCCGAAGCCGACGCTGGATGGCTCGGGAACGCCACGGCCGCCGTGCGCACCTGGAGTGAGCCGTTCGCTGTGCTCCCGGGCGTTCGCCTCGACCAGATCGGCGGGCACTTCCCCGGAAGCACAATCGCGCATTGGGCCGACGGTGCAGCGGACCAAGGCGTGCTCTTCGCGGGCGACGCCATCTTTCCCACCCCAGACGGCAACGTCACTTTTCTGCGGAGCTACCCCAACCGCATACCGCTCTCGCCTGCGGTCATCCGGCGCATGGCCGACCACGTGCAGCAATTCAGCTTCGACGTTCTGTACAACAACTTCGGGGCATGTGTGCCCGGGGATGCCGCGGCAATCGTGCAGCGATCGGCCGAACGCTACATCGCGTGGACGAGCGGAGCGAACGACCACCTGACGTAG
- a CDS encoding glycoside hydrolase family 2 TIM barrel-domain containing protein, with product MPSYLTDVGPGSGARTPARSWLHTDAPTLSLNGDWRFRLLAGAPGEPGAAGVLPPGEGVDDVAAVAFDDASWESIPVPSHWVLQGDGRYGAPIYTNVQFPFPVDAPNVPDENPTGDYRRTFELPESWTDAERILLRFDGVESRYTVWMNGVEIGVGSGSRLAQEFDVTDAVAAGENIIAVRVHQWSAASYVEDQDQWWLPGIFRDVTLQARPVGGIDDVWLRAGLSEDGGGVITAEVTASESAFPVRLSVPELGIDVEWASRRDVAPVTVDAVAPWTAETPRLYGATVSSAAETISLRLGFRSVRIDGDQFLVNGERVVFHGVNRHETHPDRGRVFDEEWTRADLALMKQFNVNAIRTSHYPPHPRVLDLADELGFWVILECDLETHGFERGGWVDNPSDDPAWRDAYLDRIERTVERDKNHPSIIMWSLGNESGTGQNLAAMSAWVHDRDPGRPVHYEGDYTGAYTDVYSRMYSSVPETDAIGSDDSRSLLLGCSAPESARQRTKPFILCEYIHAMGNGPGAIDQYENLVWQHPRLHGGFVWEWRDHGLRTRDSDGTEYFGYGGDFGEVVHDGNFVMDGMVLSAGTPSPGLHEYKQVVAPVRLEVSRAASGTDASPSLTLTVTNRRHTASTGDLEFRWRVEVDGVATSSGIVEVEPVAADASQTVTLPELNAPDSGEAWLTLDAVLREDAPWAPAGHSIVFTQVDLAPQRAGLAAPRLTASGVSDTIAAELQLGAARFEHGELVTLAGQPVSGPRLELWRGPTDNDRGQGRGSYEHIDPWLNNGNGEPAPAYDTIWREAGLDRLTSRVEVVETGEDAVRVRRRWAAANSRDSVVTDERWQLVDGELWLRADITPTSGWNIVWPRIGLRFELPGDVDGASWFGTGPLESYPDSRHAARVGNFDAALDELTVDYARPQETGHRSDLRSLTVARSSIGWLQVDAVPDARGRRPGFTLTRHTAQQLDVARHPHELPNNDVTYLYIDAAQNGLGSRACGPDVWPDFLLRPEARTITLRFTAL from the coding sequence ATGCCCTCGTATCTCACCGACGTCGGCCCGGGATCGGGCGCTCGCACCCCAGCGCGCTCGTGGCTGCACACGGATGCTCCGACGCTCTCGCTGAACGGCGACTGGCGGTTTCGGCTGCTCGCCGGAGCACCTGGTGAGCCTGGTGCCGCCGGTGTGCTGCCCCCGGGCGAGGGCGTCGACGATGTCGCGGCTGTCGCGTTCGATGATGCGTCGTGGGAGAGCATCCCCGTGCCCTCCCATTGGGTGCTGCAGGGTGATGGCCGCTACGGCGCACCGATCTACACGAACGTGCAGTTTCCGTTTCCCGTTGACGCCCCGAACGTGCCAGATGAGAACCCGACGGGTGATTATCGTCGCACGTTCGAGCTGCCCGAATCGTGGACGGATGCCGAACGCATTCTGCTGCGCTTCGACGGCGTAGAGTCGCGCTACACGGTGTGGATGAACGGCGTCGAGATCGGCGTCGGCTCGGGCAGTCGGCTCGCACAGGAGTTCGATGTGACGGATGCTGTCGCGGCAGGCGAGAACATCATCGCCGTTCGCGTGCACCAGTGGTCTGCCGCGAGTTATGTCGAAGACCAAGACCAGTGGTGGCTGCCTGGCATCTTTCGCGACGTCACGCTGCAGGCGCGGCCCGTCGGCGGCATCGACGATGTGTGGCTGCGCGCGGGGTTGAGTGAAGACGGTGGCGGTGTCATCACCGCTGAGGTGACAGCATCCGAATCTGCCTTCCCCGTGCGCCTCAGCGTGCCCGAGTTGGGCATCGACGTCGAGTGGGCGAGCCGCCGTGACGTGGCACCCGTGACCGTGGATGCTGTCGCACCATGGACCGCCGAGACTCCACGCCTCTACGGTGCGACGGTGTCGAGTGCCGCCGAAACCATTTCGCTTCGGCTCGGGTTTCGTTCTGTGCGCATCGATGGCGACCAGTTTCTGGTCAACGGCGAGCGCGTCGTGTTTCACGGCGTCAACCGCCATGAGACGCACCCCGACCGCGGGCGCGTCTTCGATGAGGAGTGGACGCGCGCCGATCTTGCTCTGATGAAGCAGTTCAACGTCAATGCGATCCGCACGAGCCATTACCCGCCGCACCCGCGCGTGCTCGACCTCGCAGATGAGCTCGGATTCTGGGTGATCCTCGAGTGCGACCTTGAGACGCACGGTTTCGAGCGCGGCGGCTGGGTCGACAACCCGAGTGACGACCCCGCGTGGCGCGATGCCTACCTCGATCGCATCGAGCGCACGGTTGAGCGCGATAAGAACCACCCGTCGATCATCATGTGGTCGCTCGGCAACGAGTCGGGAACGGGGCAGAACCTCGCCGCGATGTCGGCGTGGGTGCATGATCGCGACCCGGGACGCCCCGTGCACTACGAGGGCGACTACACCGGCGCCTACACCGACGTGTACTCACGCATGTATTCCTCGGTTCCCGAGACGGATGCGATCGGCAGTGACGATTCGCGCTCGCTGCTGCTCGGCTGCTCGGCGCCCGAGTCCGCGAGGCAGCGCACGAAGCCCTTCATTCTGTGCGAATACATCCACGCCATGGGCAACGGACCGGGCGCTATCGACCAGTACGAGAACCTCGTGTGGCAGCATCCACGGCTTCACGGCGGCTTCGTGTGGGAGTGGCGCGACCACGGGCTGCGCACGCGCGATTCTGACGGCACTGAGTACTTCGGCTACGGCGGCGACTTCGGCGAGGTCGTGCACGACGGCAACTTCGTCATGGACGGCATGGTGCTCTCTGCAGGCACCCCGTCGCCGGGGCTGCACGAGTACAAGCAGGTCGTCGCACCGGTGCGGCTCGAGGTGTCGCGCGCGGCGTCGGGAACGGATGCTTCGCCCTCCCTCACGCTGACGGTCACGAACCGTCGGCACACCGCAAGCACCGGGGACCTCGAGTTCCGGTGGCGCGTGGAGGTCGATGGGGTCGCGACATCGTCGGGCATCGTCGAGGTCGAACCGGTCGCCGCCGATGCCTCGCAGACCGTCACGCTGCCAGAACTCAACGCGCCCGACAGCGGCGAAGCGTGGCTCACACTCGACGCCGTGCTGCGCGAGGATGCCCCGTGGGCGCCCGCAGGGCACAGCATCGTGTTCACGCAGGTCGACCTGGCACCGCAGCGCGCCGGTCTCGCGGCGCCGCGGCTGACAGCATCCGGTGTCTCAGACACGATCGCCGCAGAGCTTCAGCTCGGCGCGGCACGCTTCGAGCACGGTGAGCTTGTGACGCTGGCAGGTCAGCCTGTTTCGGGGCCACGACTTGAACTGTGGCGCGGGCCGACGGACAACGATCGCGGTCAGGGCCGTGGCTCATACGAGCACATCGATCCATGGCTGAACAACGGCAACGGCGAGCCCGCTCCCGCGTACGACACGATCTGGCGCGAGGCCGGCCTCGACCGGCTGACGTCGCGAGTGGAGGTCGTTGAAACGGGCGAGGATGCTGTGCGCGTGCGCCGTCGCTGGGCGGCAGCCAACTCACGCGACTCAGTTGTGACGGACGAGCGCTGGCAGCTCGTCGACGGTGAGCTGTGGTTACGCGCAGACATCACACCGACGAGCGGGTGGAACATCGTGTGGCCGCGCATCGGGCTGCGCTTCGAGCTTCCGGGCGACGTCGACGGCGCTTCGTGGTTCGGCACCGGGCCGCTGGAGTCGTACCCAGACAGCCGCCATGCGGCGCGCGTCGGCAATTTCGACGCGGCACTCGACGAGTTGACCGTCGACTACGCGCGTCCACAAGAGACCGGGCACCGCAGCGACCTGCGATCGCTCACTGTAGCTCGCAGCAGCATCGGCTGGCTTCAGGTGGATGCTGTGCCAGACGCGCGCGGACGGCGACCCGGCTTCACGCTCACGCGGCACACGGCGCAGCAGCTCGATGTCGCGCGGCATCCGCACGAGCTGCCCAACAACGACGTGACCTACCTCTACATCGACGCGGCGCAGAACGGCCTCGGCTCACGTGCCTGCGGGCCGGACGTCTGGCCGGACTTCCTACTGCGGCCTGAAGCGCGCACCATCACGTTGCGCTTCACGGCGCTGTAG
- a CDS encoding mechanosensitive ion channel family protein → MDPLQSWLTFGIAFVVTAVVVTAILIIVALVLTQLQKRKPFIVHLRARCAVPFRTLIAVAALWGVVAATFPLTGWIPGLVHLFSIVMIGLVAWLLVSAVYVLADVSGAKYAGAEDTIAARRMRTQMTMVRRLLIVIVVVIALGAILMTFPGIRTIGASVLASAGIASIVAGLAAQTVLGNLIAGVQLAFSDAARVGDVVVVEGEWGRIGEITLAYVVVDIWDERRLIVPCTYFTSQPFTNWTRNASEILGTIPFEIDWRVNIAAMRVKLHEVLENTELWDGRSGSLQIIDATGGFVTARSTVSAADSGKLWDLQCLVREEMIAWLQKTGNFSLPVTRVQMIDGEAMDRKMARSGPKAAEADAERDNAGMFSGSPEAEARGSMFTGAIAVQEREQEARDEDLAPPADQPADQPVDPSLNERPTPGWQQVPPPRPPLPPQDAQQRPPQ, encoded by the coding sequence ATGGATCCTCTGCAGTCCTGGCTGACCTTCGGCATTGCCTTCGTGGTGACGGCCGTCGTCGTCACGGCGATTCTGATCATTGTTGCGCTCGTCCTGACGCAGCTGCAAAAGCGCAAACCGTTCATCGTCCACCTGCGTGCACGGTGCGCGGTGCCGTTCCGCACGCTCATCGCGGTGGCGGCGCTCTGGGGAGTCGTCGCGGCGACGTTCCCTTTGACCGGGTGGATTCCGGGGCTTGTGCATCTGTTTTCGATTGTGATGATCGGACTCGTGGCGTGGCTGCTCGTGAGTGCCGTCTACGTTCTTGCCGATGTTTCGGGTGCCAAGTACGCCGGCGCTGAAGACACGATCGCCGCGCGCCGCATGCGCACGCAGATGACGATGGTGCGGCGCCTGCTCATCGTGATCGTCGTCGTGATCGCTCTCGGTGCGATTCTCATGACGTTCCCCGGCATTCGAACGATCGGCGCGAGCGTTCTCGCCTCCGCCGGTATTGCCAGCATCGTCGCCGGTCTCGCCGCGCAGACCGTGCTGGGCAATCTCATTGCGGGCGTGCAGCTGGCGTTCTCCGACGCCGCTCGCGTTGGTGATGTCGTCGTTGTCGAAGGGGAGTGGGGGCGCATCGGCGAAATCACTCTCGCGTATGTTGTCGTCGACATCTGGGATGAACGGCGGCTAATCGTTCCGTGCACCTACTTCACATCGCAGCCCTTCACCAACTGGACGCGCAACGCAAGCGAGATTCTCGGCACCATCCCGTTCGAGATCGACTGGCGCGTCAATATCGCGGCAATGCGCGTGAAGCTCCACGAGGTGCTCGAGAACACTGAGCTGTGGGACGGCCGCAGCGGCTCCCTGCAGATCATCGATGCAACCGGCGGCTTCGTCACGGCGCGCTCAACGGTGTCGGCCGCGGACTCAGGCAAGCTGTGGGATCTGCAGTGCCTCGTTCGCGAAGAGATGATCGCGTGGCTGCAGAAGACGGGCAATTTCTCGCTGCCCGTGACGCGCGTGCAGATGATTGACGGCGAGGCGATGGATCGCAAAATGGCGCGCTCCGGGCCGAAGGCTGCAGAAGCTGATGCCGAACGCGACAACGCTGGAATGTTCTCGGGCTCGCCCGAGGCCGAGGCTCGCGGAAGCATGTTCACCGGCGCTATTGCTGTGCAAGAGCGCGAGCAGGAAGCTCGTGACGAAGATCTCGCGCCACCGGCCGACCAACCGGCTGACCAGCCTGTAGACCCGTCCCTGAATGAGCGCCCGACTCCGGGATGGCAGCAGGTTCCGCCGCCGCGGCCGCCGCTGCCGCCCCAGGATGCGCAGCAGCGACCGCCTCAGTAG
- a CDS encoding carbohydrate ABC transporter permease, whose product MTERVTTRGTSSGHKGTRTNAMARAPWLLLAPFLLLFLFTFILPIIVAIGSSFTTVTRSGLFGEQGVTSRFAWFDNYALALADGNFIASIGRMLLFGIVQVPVMIVAATVLALLLESVSARWPGLFRAAYFMPYGVPGVIATILWSFLYVPGLSPVIDVASWMGLDINFLGASTVLWSIANIVTWSYTGYNMLIIIAQLKAIPGELYEAARVDGAGPWRIARSIQIPLITPALVLTTVFSIIGTLQLFAEPQVLQTVAPAIDSQYTPNLSAYTTAFAYNDYNVAAAQAVLIAVVAFALSFAFLRLTNRKSK is encoded by the coding sequence ATGACCGAGCGCGTGACGACACGCGGCACTTCTTCCGGACACAAAGGCACGCGCACAAACGCGATGGCACGAGCGCCGTGGCTGCTGCTCGCGCCATTTCTGCTGCTCTTCCTCTTCACCTTCATTCTGCCGATCATCGTCGCCATCGGCTCCAGCTTCACCACGGTGACGCGAAGCGGCCTCTTCGGCGAGCAAGGCGTGACAAGCAGGTTCGCCTGGTTCGACAATTACGCTCTCGCCCTCGCCGATGGCAACTTCATCGCCTCCATCGGCCGCATGCTGCTCTTCGGCATCGTGCAGGTGCCGGTGATGATTGTGGCGGCGACGGTTCTCGCACTGCTGCTTGAATCGGTATCTGCCCGGTGGCCCGGTCTCTTTCGCGCAGCGTACTTCATGCCTTACGGCGTGCCGGGCGTGATCGCCACGATTCTCTGGTCGTTTCTCTATGTTCCGGGCCTCAGCCCCGTGATCGACGTGGCGAGTTGGATGGGCCTCGACATCAACTTCCTCGGCGCGAGCACCGTGCTCTGGTCGATCGCCAACATCGTCACCTGGAGCTACACCGGCTACAACATGCTCATCATCATCGCGCAGCTCAAGGCGATCCCAGGCGAGTTGTACGAGGCAGCCAGGGTCGACGGTGCGGGCCCGTGGCGCATCGCGCGCAGCATCCAGATTCCGCTCATTACCCCCGCACTTGTGCTCACAACCGTGTTCTCCATCATCGGCACCCTGCAGCTGTTTGCCGAGCCGCAAGTGCTGCAAACGGTAGCGCCCGCAATCGACAGCCAATACACGCCGAACCTGTCGGCATACACAACGGCATTCGCCTACAACGACTACAACGTCGCTGCAGCTCAAGCGGTGCTCATCGCGGTCGTCGCGTTCGCTTTGTCGTTCGCGTTCCTCCGCCTGACGAACAGGAAGAGCAAATGA
- a CDS encoding ABC transporter substrate-binding protein, with product MTPVTRRQLLSFGLGSVAVGMLAGCATPGTTSVNAQPVIAPAATGEKITLTYWAWLKNLQKVADIWNAKNPNVQVEAVWIPGGNDGGYQKMYSALAAGGGPDLAQVEMRTIPEFMLVNGLVDLSRYGADKHAAKFDKTLWDQVSFTGGVYGVPQDSGPMATFYQPALYDTVGGTPPGTWDEWAELAKELRGQDIYLECFPISDASPFCAYATQAGARWLTPEEDGWVINMTDEATLNVARFFDKAIDNDLVTTGYTPYSPAWYAAAADGKLAAVTSASWGDALVESVAGGDGKWKVSPMPTWGDSGFGSSYLGGSTAAVLANSAHPQEALEFAVWMCTDHEAIDALIKHCGIGWSPSADYIGASRQEPSEFFSGQNYNEDVFVPATQQQNPDWSWWPVTQQSFNILSDGFRRKASGGTLVDAVAYAEKEIIDAFRHKGLSIRKGQA from the coding sequence ATGACACCAGTCACACGACGGCAGTTGCTGAGCTTTGGGCTCGGCTCGGTCGCGGTCGGGATGCTGGCCGGCTGCGCAACACCGGGGACAACCTCGGTGAACGCGCAGCCTGTGATTGCACCGGCAGCGACGGGGGAAAAGATCACCCTCACCTACTGGGCCTGGCTCAAGAACCTGCAGAAGGTCGCGGACATCTGGAACGCGAAGAATCCTAACGTTCAGGTTGAGGCTGTCTGGATTCCCGGCGGCAACGACGGTGGATACCAGAAGATGTACTCGGCTCTCGCTGCGGGCGGCGGCCCCGATCTCGCGCAGGTGGAGATGCGCACGATCCCCGAGTTCATGCTCGTAAACGGGCTCGTCGACCTCTCTCGCTACGGCGCTGACAAGCACGCGGCGAAATTCGATAAGACGCTGTGGGATCAGGTGAGCTTCACGGGAGGCGTCTACGGGGTCCCTCAGGACTCCGGCCCCATGGCCACGTTCTACCAGCCAGCGCTCTACGACACGGTGGGCGGAACACCGCCGGGCACCTGGGACGAATGGGCGGAGCTCGCGAAAGAACTGCGCGGACAGGACATCTACCTCGAGTGCTTCCCCATCTCTGACGCCAGCCCATTCTGCGCGTACGCAACACAGGCGGGTGCGCGCTGGCTGACACCGGAAGAGGACGGCTGGGTCATCAACATGACAGACGAGGCGACGCTGAACGTCGCGCGATTCTTCGACAAGGCTATCGACAATGACCTCGTCACCACGGGCTACACCCCGTACTCACCGGCGTGGTATGCCGCCGCCGCAGACGGAAAGCTCGCAGCGGTGACAAGCGCAAGCTGGGGCGACGCCCTGGTTGAGAGCGTCGCGGGCGGCGATGGCAAGTGGAAGGTCTCGCCCATGCCCACGTGGGGCGACAGCGGCTTTGGCTCAAGCTACCTCGGCGGGTCGACGGCAGCGGTTCTCGCGAACAGCGCTCATCCGCAGGAAGCACTCGAGTTCGCTGTGTGGATGTGCACGGACCACGAAGCGATCGATGCCCTCATCAAGCACTGCGGCATCGGCTGGTCACCTTCGGCCGACTACATCGGAGCCTCGCGCCAGGAGCCGTCGGAGTTCTTCAGCGGGCAGAACTACAACGAAGACGTATTCGTTCCGGCAACACAGCAGCAGAACCCCGACTGGTCGTGGTGGCCTGTGACGCAGCAGTCATTCAACATCCTCTCTGATGGCTTTCGCCGCAAGGCGTCGGGAGGCACACTCGTCGACGCCGTCGCGTACGCCGAGAAGGAGATCATCGACGCGTTCAGGCATAAGGGCCTCAGCATCCGAAAGGGGCAGGCATGA
- a CDS encoding TetR/AcrR family transcriptional regulator: MSNVDTPKRRGPYAKSAERRRSIVDAAFEVFASQGYRGGSLQDVANRVGLSQTSLLHYFPSKADLLVAVLNKRDAEADTGPIGQGEHDFETTLVDQAKYNESVPGLIELYSVLCGEAVTTDYPGREYFVSRFGRLRSEYSAELIQLRERGRLRPGVDPERAAASIVALWDGIQLQWLLEPRVDMAACLKDYLDSIILPLAEITEPS, encoded by the coding sequence ATGAGCAACGTGGACACTCCGAAGCGTCGCGGCCCCTATGCGAAGTCGGCCGAGCGCCGGCGAAGCATCGTCGACGCTGCATTCGAGGTGTTCGCGTCGCAGGGGTACCGTGGCGGTTCGCTGCAAGACGTCGCTAACCGCGTCGGCCTCAGCCAGACGAGCTTGCTGCACTACTTTCCGTCGAAGGCCGATCTGCTTGTTGCCGTGCTGAACAAGCGCGACGCCGAGGCCGACACGGGGCCGATCGGCCAGGGCGAGCACGACTTCGAGACGACGCTTGTCGATCAGGCGAAATACAACGAGAGCGTGCCAGGCCTCATCGAGCTGTACTCGGTGCTCTGCGGCGAAGCGGTGACGACTGATTACCCGGGCCGCGAGTACTTCGTCTCTCGTTTCGGCCGCCTCCGAAGCGAGTATTCGGCAGAGCTCATTCAGCTTCGAGAACGTGGGCGTCTGCGCCCTGGCGTTGACCCGGAGCGCGCCGCCGCATCGATCGTGGCGCTGTGGGACGGCATCCAGCTTCAATGGCTTCTCGAGCCACGAGTCGATATGGCTGCGTGCCTCAAGGACTACCTCGACAGCATCATCCTTCCCCTGGCAGAAATCACCGAGCCGAGCTGA